A segment of the Methylomonas paludis genome:
CTGCAGAGATAATTTTGTCTAACTGACCGACCTGCTGAGGGTCATAGATATCTTGTCTAATTAGATAACTAAGCCCTAGAATGGCATTCAATGGGGTGCGTATTTCGTGGCTCATATTGGCCAAAAATAAACTTTTGGCCCGAGTGGCAGTTTCGGCGTTGTATAGGGCTTTTTCCAGTTCTTTAGTCCGCTCCTGAACCTGGTTTTCGAGATTTTCTGCCAGTATTTTCAGAGCCTGATTAGAGTTGTAAAGTTCAATGCTTATCTTCTCCAGCAGTTGCTCTGCCTGATTTCTGGCGCTGCGTTCCCGCTCCAGACGCTTTTTTAGACGTGCAACTTCATCCTCCATCGCAATCAATCCAGCAGATTTAAACTAAATCGTTCATATCGCGATTCGCCATCCCCCACAGTTTCGCGTTGTACACTGATGTTTTGCTTAAAATGATCAATACAGCCCAGGATCAAGCCTTCCGCCAAATCCTCAAAATGGCGAGAGGATTTATAAAGCAAAATCAATTTTTTTGCATCATAGTATTCCGTTTCAAAGCGCGGCAATTCAGCATCCGGATAGAGTTTGCGCACTTCGGCATGGATGATATTCTCGATTCCCGACAAAAATACAAAAGCGTCATCAATGCCCTGAAAAAACCCCGGATAGCCTAGCGTAAATCGCATAAACAAATGTTGGCCAAAGCTGCGGATTAACTCATTAACGCCTATGCCGGTGCGTTTTGACAGCTCAATAACCATATTGACTATCTCTCTATGATCATAAGTGCCAACATTGGTATAAGCCCCGCCGGAAGCAGGATTCGTTTCATCGATAATATCGTCGACCATATTGGCGGAAAAAACATCTTCAACCATCTGAAGGAATTCAGTGAATACTATGCCTTTCATTTGTTCACCTGAGCAGATTTAATTATAGTTGTAGCCTGTAGTGGGCAAGTTTATTTTTGAGCACAGAAAAATCCTCGCAAGCAAGTCTAATACAGCAGCCAGAAAAAGCCAAACGGATTGAGTGTGGATATTGCTGAAATCGTCCCCAAACAAAATGCGGGTACATTGAATTGCCGGTTTGCCAAAACCGCTGTAAAGGCCTTACTGCTTACTGATTTTGACGGATACGGCGTTGGGTTGCGCTGAACGCAGTGATGCACATCCTCTAGTGCTTCCCTCAAAGTCATGTTGGGCAACCACTAACCTGACATGTGCAGATAATATAGACAATAAGCCGAGTTGGATTGAACTGATAGCCCGGCTTTCTGGTCAAACTAGCCATGAAAACAAAGATCAAAACAATTGCCGTCATTATCGGCCTAACTTTTCTGAGCGGGTGTGTAGCCTACGCACCGCCATATCCGCCATACGCTGCACCGGCATATCCATACGGTATGCCGCCGCCAGGTGTGGCGCCATATGGTGGTTATGGCTATGGTGGTTACGGCTACGGAGCGGCCCCAATTGTCCCTGTGCCGGTATTTGGATTTGGCGGCTGGGGATTTAGAGGTGGATTTCGTCATCGTTAGCCACCCTTACCCAATCGCTGCAACCAACAAGTGGTGTAAATTATGAGAATGGTACTTGAAGTGGTTATGTTGTTCACCCTGGTCGGTGGCTTATTCTTTGTCATGAACGTACTGGCCAAAGAAAACAAACAGGAAAAAGCCGAAGCTCAGCCGCCGAAAGTAGTAGAGCCAGAGTCCGAAGATTGAGGCAGTAATGCCGGCTTGAACTCCGTTATCTGGTTTGGCGATGATAATCTGGCTATCAGAGCCATGATCACCTCAGACCAGTCACCAGGTGAAGTCTGGCGGAATAAGGTTGCTGTCGGATACCAGGGGCTGTCGTTTTTGTGCAGCAGCCACCTGTAATCCGGCGCATATTGTAAAAGTATCCACACCGGTTTGCCCAATGCCCCAGTCAAGTGAGCCACCGAAGTATCAACGCTTATCACTAAATCCATCACTGAAATCAGCGCGGCGGTATCGGAAAAGTCCTCCAGCGATTCCTGATGAAGCTGCATTTGGCTAAGTGCGGCTATTTTTGCAACATCCTCAGGCCGAACCTCCTTTTGCAGACAATGGAATTCAACAGGCATTGCCAGTAAAGGCGCCAGCAGTTCCACCGGGATACTGCGGTTAAAATCGTTTTTGTGCGTAGTCGATCCTGACCAGACCAAACCAATTTTAATACGCTTATCATTGCCAAGCTGCTGTTGCCAGCCCTGCTGTTTATCAGCATCGGCATACAGATAGGGGATAGCCGTCGGAATGTTTTCCAACCTAGTCTGAAAAGCCAGCGGCAAACTCATGATGGGACATTGCAGATCAAAATCCGGCAACTGCTGACCCTTTTCGATCAGAGTAACCGGGCCTTTAACTGTGGTCAGCAAACTTAACAGCGGTTTGGGGCAACCAAGCACAACCCGTGCCCCGGCATCTTGTAAAAGCGCCACATAACGGCAAAATTGAATAAAGTCACCATAGCCCTGTTCCGGGTAAACCAGCAAGGTTTTGCCGTTGATATTCTCTTCACCTAGCCAAACCGGTTGCTGGAAACGGCTAATGTCTTTTTTATACTCAGTTTGCCAGCGCCATTCATATAAACGCCAGCCTTCCAGATAATCACCGCTTAACAATTTGACTAAAGATATATTCCAGTAAGCATCCGGATCATCCGGTTTTAACTCAATGGCATGCTGATAACTGGCTTCAGCTTCAGCAAGTTTCTGCATGTCTTTGTAAAGAGTACCCAGATTATTGATGGCAATGATGTCCTGAGGATCAATTGCCAGAGCTGTTTCATAATTATCAAAAGCAGCCTGATATTGATTTAACTGCTGCAGAACCCGGCCCAAATTGTTATAAGCCTCAACAAGATCAGGCGCCAGGCTTATAGCTGTTTCATAATACCCCAAGGCCTTATCGTATTGATATGAATCGTAGTAAGCCAAGCCCAGATTATAATGAATCATCGCGGATTCGGGATCCAGAGCCAGCGCCTGTTGCAAATGCTCAATAGCCTCAGGAAATCGTTTCAAATCCTTCAGCAGATTGCCCCGATTCACAAAGGCTTCCAGATAATCAGGTTTATAATTCAGCGCCAAGCCATAACTAGTGACAGCGTCAGCTATTCTATCCAAATTAATTAACACATTACCCAAGTTAAAATAAGCCTTGGCGTAATCCGGTTTCAGACTGATGGCATTTTGGAAATTGCCCAGCGCTTCAGAAAACCGGCCCATATCCTCCAGAACCAAACCGCGATTATAATAGGCCTCAGCATAATTAGAGTCTATAGCAATAGCGTCATCAAAGTTGCCCAGAGCAGCC
Coding sequences within it:
- a CDS encoding tetratricopeptide repeat protein translates to MQTKKISAKQAERIQQALMLHYAGRFSEAEAQYRNLLKLFPQHPQLLAGMGTLALQQENYAEAEKFLSRSLAVMKRQPNVHCNLGTALVKLNKFDAALRNFDQAIALDPGSALAYNNRGSILHQLQNFQAALGNFDDAIAIDSNYAEAYYNRGLVLEDMGRFSEALGNFQNAISLKPDYAKAYFNLGNVLINLDRIADAVTSYGLALNYKPDYLEAFVNRGNLLKDLKRFPEAIEHLQQALALDPESAMIHYNLGLAYYDSYQYDKALGYYETAISLAPDLVEAYNNLGRVLQQLNQYQAAFDNYETALAIDPQDIIAINNLGTLYKDMQKLAEAEASYQHAIELKPDDPDAYWNISLVKLLSGDYLEGWRLYEWRWQTEYKKDISRFQQPVWLGEENINGKTLLVYPEQGYGDFIQFCRYVALLQDAGARVVLGCPKPLLSLLTTVKGPVTLIEKGQQLPDFDLQCPIMSLPLAFQTRLENIPTAIPYLYADADKQQGWQQQLGNDKRIKIGLVWSGSTTHKNDFNRSIPVELLAPLLAMPVEFHCLQKEVRPEDVAKIAALSQMQLHQESLEDFSDTAALISVMDLVISVDTSVAHLTGALGKPVWILLQYAPDYRWLLHKNDSPWYPTATLFRQTSPGDWSEVIMALIARLSSPNQITEFKPALLPQSSDSGSTTFGG
- a CDS encoding heme NO-binding domain-containing protein produces the protein MKGIVFTEFLQMVEDVFSANMVDDIIDETNPASGGAYTNVGTYDHREIVNMVIELSKRTGIGVNELIRSFGQHLFMRFTLGYPGFFQGIDDAFVFLSGIENIIHAEVRKLYPDAELPRFETEYYDAKKLILLYKSSRHFEDLAEGLILGCIDHFKQNISVQRETVGDGESRYERFSLNLLD